The DNA region GGCGCCTTGCAGGCTGTCCACCGCCAGAATCAGCCGGGTAATCCGTCGGGCCAGGATCAGGGCCCGCTGGATGCGAAAGTCCCCTACCAGGGGGTAGGCGATAAAGATATCCTGTAGGCCTCCGTCAGCCATGACCTCCGCCTCGCTCACCTTGGCGCAGCATATTCCTGAGGCGCCCGCCTCGACCTGCATACGGGCAAAGAGGGGCATTTTATGGGTTTTAACATGGGGCCGCAGCCGACATCCCGCGGTATCGGCGATTTTTTGCATGGCCGTAATATTTTCCCGGACCTGTTCCATGTTTATTACAAGGCAGGGAGTTTCGAGCTGGGCTTGGGTAAGGGTCTCCATGTGTTATGCCTTTAAACCGCTGGTAGCGATTCCCTGTACAAAATACCGTTGGAAGAAAAGAAAAAACACAATCACCGGAATTACAAAGATCAGGGATGCTGCCATGAGCAGGGACCAGTCAACGGTATATTGGCTTAAAAATTGCTGCAGCCCCAAAGAAAGGGTTAGTTTTGACGGGTTGCTGATGTAGATAAGGGGGGCCAAATAATCGCTCCAGGCGTCCAAAAAGGCGTAGATCCCCACGGTAACCAGGGCCGGCCTGCAGAGCGGCAGGGCGATAAAGACATAGCGCTGCAGCTCATTGGCCCCGTCAATACGGGAGGCTTCCATAATCGAATTGGGCACCCCGGCAAAAAATTGGCGTACAACGATGATGTAAAAGGCCTTGCCAAAAAAATTGGGAAGTATCAGGGGAACATAGGTATTGGTAAGATGCAGTTTCGAATAGATCCGGTAAAGGGGTATCATGGTCACCGTAAAGGGGATCATCATGGTGGCCAGTAAAAGACCGGAAATAATTTTACTGCCCCGCCATTTTATTTTTGCCAGGGAATAGGCCACCATGGGAGTAACAATAAGCTGCCCCAGCACGGAGAACAGGGTTATAAAGACAGTGTTACCCATGTACTTCCAATAGGGTATGGTTTGAATCGCCTTAGGAAAATTTTGAAACACCAGCTTTCTGGGCAGGAGCTGTACCGGCAGGGTAAACGCATCCTTGTTGGTTTTAAAAGCAGTGGTCAGCATGATAAGAAAGGGCGAAAAAAAGATAATGCAGAGAACTACCACTACCGCAAAAAAAATGACGGCGGTGATTTTCTTTTTAAGGAATCCCTTGTTAAACAGCCGACCTTTTTTCATTTTATTCCACCCCCGCGTTTTGCGTCGCCCTTTTGGTTACTTTAATCATAACCATGGTGAGCAGGGATACTACTATGAAGAGCAGCCATGCCATCGCAGAGGCTCTGCCCATTTTAAGAAACGAAAAGGCGTTATGGAAAATATAGAGGGGATACATCAGTATGGAGTTACCCGGACCGCCTGATGCATAACCCGCCCCGGCGCCAGCACCGGTACTGGCGTTGGTGATAATATATACCTGCTGAAAATACTGAAAGGCGTTGATAAAATTGAGAATAGCCTGATAGACGAGTACATGGGCTATGGACGGCAGGGTAATGTGAAAAAACCTGGATAGGGGACCAACGCCGTCAATCTCCGCCGATTCATAATAACTGATGGGAACTTCTTCCAGCGCCGCCATACAGACCAGCATGGCGGTCCCGGTGGACCAGGAACCCATGAGCAGCAGGGCCGGTTTGGTATACCGCATATCCATAAGCCATGCGGGCCCATGGATACCGAACCAGCCGAGGACATTGTTTATATACCCATAGGAG from Treponema primitia ZAS-2 includes:
- a CDS encoding carbohydrate ABC transporter permease; the protein is MKKGRLFNKGFLKKKITAVIFFAVVVVLCIIFFSPFLIMLTTAFKTNKDAFTLPVQLLPRKLVFQNFPKAIQTIPYWKYMGNTVFITLFSVLGQLIVTPMVAYSLAKIKWRGSKIISGLLLATMMIPFTVTMIPLYRIYSKLHLTNTYVPLILPNFFGKAFYIIVVRQFFAGVPNSIMEASRIDGANELQRYVFIALPLCRPALVTVGIYAFLDAWSDYLAPLIYISNPSKLTLSLGLQQFLSQYTVDWSLLMAASLIFVIPVIVFFLFFQRYFVQGIATSGLKA
- a CDS encoding carbohydrate ABC transporter permease, whose translation is MQKILLSNSARNTRNGFLFALPWIIGFICLSIYPLAASFYYGFTEFNPVTAPKWVGLANYTAVLNDKLVYKSLMNTLFMAFVSTPVNLLVALLLATVVTRKFRQRGFVRTIFFLPCIIPTIAATMVWIWMFDASYGYINNVLGWFGIHGPAWLMDMRYTKPALLLMGSWSTGTAMLVCMAALEEVPISYYESAEIDGVGPLSRFFHITLPSIAHVLVYQAILNFINAFQYFQQVYIITNASTGAGAGAGYASGGPGNSILMYPLYIFHNAFSFLKMGRASAMAWLLFIVVSLLTMVMIKVTKRATQNAGVE